One Fontisphaera persica DNA window includes the following coding sequences:
- a CDS encoding LolA family protein → MLLLLAPGHGRVQAAESPEMLLHRWLASQTNLQSFAADFVQTRTLRSLAQPLTTSGRLYFAAPSSFRWELGTPPQTIALRHTNLLWVIYPAQKRAERYDLQNAGSQWRDTFALLEAGFPRSRAELETRYRLGNLFITNGVLEVTLTPRQMAARRLIPELRLGVAPEENRLCYTSLKMADGSQMRQDYTNAVVNPTWNNSPFTWTPPPDYQVVEPLQRRSPRL, encoded by the coding sequence GTGCTGCTCCTGCTCGCACCCGGCCATGGCCGCGTGCAAGCTGCGGAAAGCCCGGAAATGCTGCTCCACCGCTGGCTTGCTTCTCAAACCAACCTGCAATCCTTCGCCGCCGACTTTGTCCAAACCCGCACCCTGCGCTCGCTGGCGCAACCGCTCACTACCTCCGGGCGGCTTTACTTTGCGGCTCCTTCGAGTTTCCGCTGGGAACTGGGCACGCCGCCCCAGACCATCGCCTTGCGCCATACCAACCTCCTGTGGGTCATTTACCCCGCCCAAAAACGCGCCGAACGGTATGACCTGCAAAATGCCGGCAGCCAGTGGCGGGATACTTTTGCGCTGTTGGAGGCGGGTTTTCCCCGCTCCCGTGCCGAACTGGAGACCCGCTACCGGCTGGGAAACCTGTTCATCACCAACGGGGTATTGGAAGTCACCCTGACCCCGCGGCAAATGGCTGCGCGGCGCTTAATCCCCGAGCTGCGCCTGGGTGTGGCGCCAGAGGAAAATCGCCTGTGTTATACGTCCTTGAAAATGGCGGACGGCTCCCAAATGCGTCAGGATTACACGAATGCAGTGGTGAATCCAACGTGGAACAACTCCCCTTTCACATGGACGCCCCCGCCCGATTATCAAGTGGTGGAGCCTCTGCAACGCCGCAGCCCCCGTCTCTGA
- a CDS encoding uroporphyrinogen decarboxylase family protein — protein sequence MNSRERVLARIAGQPVDRLPVMPITMMFAGDRAGIPYGEYCRDYRRLVEAQVRVAEEFDFDYVSAISDPAREAADCGAKIQWFPNQPPALVEEEALLADKTTLARLRVPDPLGGGRMTDRVQAVALLKEKTAGEKIVEGWVEGPIAQGADLRGINTIMLDFFDDEAFVRDLFEFILEMELRFARAQIEAGADLIGVGDAAASLVGPQIYQEFVWPYEKRLVDGIHAAGGRVRLHICGRTNPILKGMGALGCEIVDLDYFADMARARQEMGAQQVLLGNLEPVGVVRNQTPEAIRAALSACHQAAGERYIAGAGCEIVRDTPPENVRAISDYARACRA from the coding sequence ATGAACAGCCGAGAACGAGTGCTTGCCCGGATCGCCGGCCAGCCGGTGGATCGTCTGCCTGTCATGCCCATTACCATGATGTTTGCCGGGGACCGCGCCGGCATACCGTATGGCGAATACTGCCGCGATTATCGCCGGCTGGTGGAGGCGCAGGTGCGGGTGGCCGAGGAGTTTGATTTTGATTACGTTTCGGCCATTTCGGACCCGGCGCGCGAAGCCGCCGATTGCGGCGCAAAAATCCAGTGGTTTCCCAACCAACCGCCGGCCCTTGTCGAAGAGGAGGCCCTGCTGGCCGATAAAACGACGCTGGCGCGGTTGCGCGTGCCCGACCCTCTGGGCGGTGGGCGCATGACCGACCGCGTGCAGGCGGTGGCGTTGCTGAAGGAAAAAACGGCAGGCGAAAAAATTGTGGAGGGCTGGGTGGAAGGGCCCATCGCGCAGGGAGCGGATTTGCGGGGCATCAACACCATCATGCTGGATTTTTTTGATGATGAGGCCTTCGTGCGAGATTTATTCGAGTTTATCCTGGAAATGGAGCTGCGGTTTGCGCGGGCGCAAATAGAGGCGGGCGCGGACCTCATCGGGGTGGGTGATGCGGCGGCCAGTTTGGTGGGGCCGCAGATTTATCAGGAGTTTGTCTGGCCCTACGAGAAGCGGCTGGTGGACGGCATTCATGCCGCGGGGGGGCGGGTGCGGTTGCACATTTGCGGGCGCACCAATCCGATTCTCAAAGGCATGGGCGCGTTGGGATGTGAGATTGTGGATTTGGATTATTTTGCGGACATGGCCCGAGCCCGCCAGGAGATGGGAGCGCAACAGGTTTTGCTGGGCAATCTGGAGCCGGTGGGGGTGGTGCGGAATCAAACCCCGGAAGCGATTCGGGCTGCGCTGTCGGCCTGCCATCAGGCGGCCGGCGAGCGTTACATTGCCGGGGCGGGATGCGAGATTGTGCGGGACACACCGCCGGAAAATGTCCGGGCCATAAGCGACTACGCCCGGGCATGCCGGGCGTAG
- a CDS encoding vitamin B12-dependent ribonucleotide reductase, whose product MKKHLKIKRVFSDSKVSPFDQVEWEKRTAEITDDSGKVVFRQENVEVPKSWSQLATKVVCSKYFYGDPHKPKEREYSVRQLIHRVTRTIADWGVKDGYFTSAEGEVFYAELTWLCLNQYGAFNSPVWFNVGLYHQYGVGKTSARGNWYYNRRKHRAERAPTQYEYPQGSACFIQSVEDNMESIMQLAYSEAMLFKYGSGTGTDLSPIRSSKEKLSGGGRPSGPLSFLKVYDQVANVVKSGGKTRRAAKMNTLRDWHGDIEEFIEAKAKEEKKAWALIEQGYDGSFNGEAYGSVMYQNENLSVRVSDEFMQAALEGKDWWTRAVTTGQPLEKKNAGRLLDKVAEGTWICGDPGLQYDGAIQRWHTCKGTEPIHSTNPCSEYVFINNTACNLASLNLMKFLREDGTFDVERFKAAVRIFITAQEIIVDNASYPTKEITENSHIFRTLGLGYANLGSLIMACGLPYDSDEGRALAGAITAIMTGHAYEQSAEMAAILGPFPGYRDARCAHVPKPAAKDNVESMLGVIQMHREAVEKIQAPPALSYLVDEARACWDRALSRGRQVGYRNAQVTVLAPTGTIAFMMDCDTTGIEPDIALVKYKLLAGGGMLKIVNRTVPEALRRLGYSETEVAHIVAHIEKYDTIEDVTENGAVIASGLKPEHLPVFDCAFKPARGQRSIHYMAHLKMMAAAQPFISGAISKTVNMPESATVADIRDAYVQAWKMGLKCVAIYRDNSKRSQPLSTKKGEGDAGKAGEVEALRARIAELEAEVARLKQQVNQPLRRRLPETRTAITHKFDVAGHEGYLTVGLFEDGQPGELFITMAKEGSTIGGLMDSIGTLTSLALQYGVPLEALVRKFAHQRFEPSGFTKNPEIRMATSITDYVFRWMALQFIPGYREANTAPNNQPELAMPGLMEEIKKHVNRPVPGLLPVAEENDTDIKPVSGVATTPDKPARQLTASFVNQGDAPTCPNCGHVTVRNGACYKCLNCGESLGCS is encoded by the coding sequence ATGAAAAAGCATTTGAAGATTAAACGGGTGTTCAGTGATTCCAAAGTCAGCCCCTTTGACCAGGTGGAATGGGAAAAGCGGACGGCGGAAATCACGGATGACTCGGGCAAAGTGGTGTTCCGGCAGGAGAACGTGGAGGTGCCCAAGTCGTGGTCGCAACTGGCCACCAAGGTGGTCTGCTCGAAGTATTTTTATGGTGACCCGCACAAGCCCAAGGAGCGGGAGTATTCGGTGCGCCAGTTGATTCATCGGGTGACGCGCACCATTGCCGATTGGGGCGTGAAGGACGGTTATTTCACGTCGGCGGAGGGCGAGGTTTTTTACGCAGAGCTGACGTGGCTGTGCCTCAATCAATACGGCGCCTTCAACTCGCCGGTGTGGTTCAACGTGGGCCTGTACCATCAGTACGGCGTGGGCAAGACCAGCGCCCGCGGCAACTGGTATTACAACCGGCGCAAACACCGGGCCGAGCGCGCGCCGACGCAGTACGAATATCCGCAGGGCAGCGCGTGCTTCATCCAATCAGTGGAAGACAACATGGAATCCATCATGCAACTGGCGTATTCGGAGGCCATGTTGTTCAAGTACGGCAGCGGCACGGGCACGGACCTGTCGCCCATCCGGAGCAGCAAGGAGAAGCTTTCCGGCGGGGGGCGTCCGAGCGGGCCGTTGAGCTTTCTGAAGGTGTATGACCAGGTGGCCAATGTGGTGAAGAGCGGCGGCAAGACGCGGCGCGCCGCCAAGATGAACACCCTGCGCGACTGGCACGGGGACATTGAAGAGTTCATCGAAGCCAAGGCCAAGGAGGAGAAAAAGGCGTGGGCCTTGATTGAACAGGGATATGACGGCTCGTTCAACGGCGAGGCGTACGGCTCGGTCATGTATCAGAACGAAAACCTTTCGGTGCGGGTCAGTGATGAGTTCATGCAGGCGGCGCTGGAAGGAAAGGACTGGTGGACGCGCGCCGTGACCACCGGCCAGCCGCTGGAGAAGAAAAACGCGGGGCGTCTGCTGGACAAGGTGGCCGAGGGGACGTGGATTTGCGGCGACCCCGGCCTGCAGTATGACGGCGCGATTCAGCGCTGGCACACCTGCAAGGGCACCGAGCCGATTCACTCCACCAATCCATGCTCGGAATATGTGTTCATCAACAACACGGCCTGCAATCTGGCCTCGTTGAACTTGATGAAATTCTTGCGGGAGGACGGCACGTTTGACGTGGAGCGTTTCAAGGCGGCGGTGCGCATTTTCATCACCGCGCAGGAAATCATTGTGGACAACGCCAGTTATCCCACCAAAGAAATCACGGAGAACTCGCACATTTTCCGCACGCTGGGGCTGGGCTATGCCAACCTGGGCTCGCTCATCATGGCCTGCGGCCTGCCGTATGATTCGGACGAGGGCCGCGCGCTGGCGGGCGCCATCACGGCCATCATGACCGGCCATGCCTACGAGCAATCGGCCGAAATGGCGGCCATTCTGGGGCCGTTCCCCGGCTATCGCGATGCCCGTTGCGCGCATGTGCCCAAACCAGCGGCCAAAGACAACGTGGAGTCCATGCTGGGGGTCATCCAAATGCACCGCGAGGCGGTGGAGAAAATCCAGGCACCGCCGGCGCTGTCGTATTTGGTGGACGAGGCGCGGGCGTGCTGGGACCGCGCCCTGAGCCGGGGCCGACAGGTGGGGTACCGCAATGCGCAGGTCACGGTGCTGGCGCCCACGGGCACCATTGCCTTCATGATGGATTGCGACACCACCGGCATTGAGCCGGACATCGCGCTGGTGAAGTACAAATTGCTGGCCGGCGGTGGCATGTTGAAAATTGTCAATCGCACCGTGCCCGAGGCCCTGCGCCGGCTGGGGTACTCCGAGACGGAGGTGGCCCACATTGTGGCGCACATTGAGAAGTACGACACCATCGAGGATGTGACCGAAAACGGCGCGGTGATTGCCAGCGGGCTGAAGCCGGAGCATCTGCCGGTGTTTGACTGCGCCTTCAAGCCCGCGCGGGGCCAGCGCAGCATCCATTACATGGCGCATCTTAAAATGATGGCGGCGGCGCAGCCGTTCATCAGCGGCGCCATTTCCAAGACGGTCAACATGCCCGAATCCGCCACGGTGGCGGACATCCGCGATGCCTATGTGCAGGCGTGGAAGATGGGGTTGAAGTGCGTGGCCATTTATCGCGACAACTCCAAGCGCAGCCAGCCGCTGAGCACCAAGAAGGGCGAGGGGGATGCCGGCAAGGCCGGCGAAGTGGAGGCCCTGCGGGCGCGCATCGCCGAGCTGGAGGCGGAGGTGGCGCGGCTCAAGCAGCAGGTCAACCAGCCGCTGCGCCGGCGGCTGCCGGAAACGCGCACGGCCATCACCCACAAGTTTGATGTGGCCGGGCACGAGGGCTATCTCACCGTGGGCTTGTTCGAGGATGGCCAGCCGGGCGAGCTGTTCATCACCATGGCCAAGGAAGGCTCCACGATTGGCGGGTTGATGGACAGCATTGGCACGCTGACCAGCCTGGCGCTCCAATATGGCGTGCCGCTGGAGGCGCTGGTGCGGAAGTTTGCCCATCAGCGGTTCGAGCCCAGCGGGTTCACCAAGAATCCGGAAATCCGCATGGCCACCTCGATTACTGACTATGTCTTCCGCTGGATGGCGCTGCAGTTCATTCCCGGCTATCGCGAGGCCAATACCGCGCCGAACAACCAGCCGGAGCTGGCCATGCCGGGGTTGATGGAGGAGATTAAAAAGCACGTCAACCGGCCGGTGCCGGGCCTGCTGCCCGTGGCCGAGGAGAACGATACGGACATCAAGCCCGTAAGCGGCGTGGCCACCACGCCCGACAAACCGGCGCGCCAATTGACGGCCAGCTTTGTTAATCAAGGCGATGCCCCCACCTGTCCCAATTGCGGGCATGTGACCGTGCGCAACGGCGCCTGTTACAAGTGCCTGAACTGTGGGGAAAGCCTCGGCTGTTCGTGA
- a CDS encoding Spy/CpxP family protein refolding chaperone, translated as MTVALGSLAVVLAGSLFAQPGGGGRGGRFNQDPNQGPQGGPGGPPDRAMMGGRGGFGFGLDEQQRQVFNEALQKHQEALRKLEEQLQAAQRELIKAVIAEEYVEKTVREKAEVVARLQTEIMMLRSQALHTVAPTLREEQRAQMEDSRFSMMLLSGGFGGGGGRGMMMVGGPPGMDPAAGGFGGPGGRDPMQFRGGPGGRPDAAQGGGQDQRGNRDRGNRGNRDGGQGAPGLPTEPRPAR; from the coding sequence ATGACGGTTGCCCTTGGCAGCCTGGCGGTGGTGTTGGCCGGCTCCCTCTTTGCCCAACCAGGCGGCGGCGGCCGCGGTGGAAGATTTAATCAAGACCCCAATCAGGGCCCCCAAGGCGGGCCGGGCGGGCCACCTGACCGGGCCATGATGGGTGGCCGTGGTGGTTTTGGCTTTGGTTTGGATGAACAGCAGCGCCAGGTTTTCAACGAAGCTCTGCAAAAACACCAGGAAGCCCTGCGCAAACTGGAGGAACAACTGCAGGCGGCGCAACGCGAGCTGATCAAGGCTGTCATCGCCGAGGAATACGTCGAAAAAACCGTGCGCGAAAAAGCGGAAGTCGTGGCCCGGCTGCAAACGGAAATCATGATGCTCCGCTCGCAGGCCCTGCACACCGTAGCCCCCACCCTGCGTGAAGAGCAGCGCGCCCAAATGGAAGACTCGCGCTTCAGCATGATGCTCCTGAGCGGCGGCTTTGGGGGTGGCGGCGGCCGCGGCATGATGATGGTCGGCGGTCCTCCGGGAATGGACCCCGCCGCCGGTGGTTTCGGCGGCCCGGGTGGGCGTGACCCGATGCAATTCCGCGGCGGCCCGGGTGGGCGGCCAGATGCCGCTCAGGGCGGCGGTCAGGACCAGCGCGGCAACCGGGACCGTGGCAACCGCGGCAACCGCGACGGTGGCCAGGGCGCGCCCGGCCTGCCGACGGAACCCCGGCCAGCCCGCTAA